The following nucleotide sequence is from Tardiphaga sp. 709.
TGAATGACGAGCCTACGGATCAGTTCCATAGCCGTGAATGGCCCGACCGGAAAGACGAACTACAGCAGAGACGATCTAAAAAGACCGTACGAATCAGCAGGAAATCGCAGATTTCGCGGCAGGTCCCTCAACGTGCCGCGGGGGATCGACGAGGTCCGCAACAGAGAACGATCAGTCAGCCGGGTCAAGGGGTTGACGGCCATCTTCCGTGTCCTCTTAGTGACGGAACCAGCCATTCGGCAACTGAGATGCCAATGGCCTTGCAACACCTGCAGACCGGCGGCCCCATTATGACAGCTTCGAACGATAATCACGGCACCACCTCGCTCGACACGGACACCGTGATCGTCACCGCTGGCCGCGACACCAAATCGCAGAGGGGCTTTGTCAATCCGCCGGTCGTGCGCGGCTCTACGGTGTTGTATCCGACCGCCGACGACCTCCATGCGCATCGCGGCGAGTTTCAGTATGGTCGCCACGGCACGCCGACCACCAAGGCATTGCAGGAAGCGCTGATGGCGCTGGAGGGCCCGAAATGTGCAGGCGTGGGGCTCGTGCCATCGGGCCTCGCCGCGATCTCGACCGCCCTGCTCTCGGTGCTGAAAGCCGGCGATCATCTCCTCGTCAGCGACAGCGCCTATCGGCCGACACGCAATTTCTGCAACGACATGCTGGCACGATACGGCATCGAGACTACCTATTTCGATCCGCTGATCGGTGCCGGTATCGAAGCGCTGTTCAAGCCCAATACCCGCGCCGTCCTGGTCGAAGCGCCGGGCTCACAATCCTTCGAAATGCCGGATGTGCCTCTCATTGCAGGCATCGCGCATGCGCGCGGCGCGCTGGTGCTCGACGACAACACCTGGGCCACGCCGCTGTATCATCGCTCGCTCGAACAGGGCGTCGATATCAGCATCCAGGCCGCGACCAAATATATCGGCGGCCACTCGGACATCATGTTCGGCACCATCTCCGCCAATGACGCAGCGTGGCCGCTGATCAGCGAAGGCATCAGGCTGCTCGGAACATGTGCAGGCCCGGACGACGTCTTCCTCGCGCTGCGCGGGCTACGCACGATGTCCGTGCGGCTCGCGCATCATCAGCGCTCGGCGCTGGAGATGGCCCGGTGGCTGGAGACCCGCCCCGAAGTCCTGAAGGTGCTGCATCCCGCTTTGCCCAGCCATCCCGGCCACGCCGTCTGGAAGCGCGACTTCACGGGCGCATCCGGCCTGTTCAGCATCATCCTGAAGCCGTCGTCGCAAAAGGCGGTCGATGCCCTGCTCGACACGGTCAAGCTGTTCGGCATGGGCTATTCCTGGGGCGGCTTCGAGAGCCTCGTCATCCCGTTCGACTGCTCGGATTATCGCAGCGCGACGACATGGGCGCCCGGCGGTCCGGCCCTGCGGTTTCATATCGGGCTGGAAAGTGTCGATGATCTGAAGGCTGATCTGGAGCGCGGCCTAGCGGCATTCAACGCGGCGCTCTAATCGGCGTGGTCGCCAGATAAAGACGCTCAGCTATCGAGCGTCTTTGATCCGCTGCCGCGGTTCTTGATGATCAGCATAATGTTACGGACATAGATCACGGTGGCGAAAGCCTGGCCGAGGATGATCACCGGCTCGCGCTTGGCGATGCCGTAGATCAGCGTCATAAACCCGCCGGCCATGGAGAAGAACCAGAAGGCCATTGGCACCACGCTCTGTCCGGCGCGTTCGCTGGAAATCCACTGCACGAGGAAGCGCGCGGTAAACAGCAGCTGCGCGATCAGGCCAAAGGCGAGCCAGAAATCGAACTTCGCGACGAAGACGTCGTAGATGTAGTCGCCAAGCGCCTGACCGTATTGAATCAGCATTTATTTGAACTCGGTTGCGACCGGCGACGTACGCTTGCGGCGGATCAGCCACCAGACGCCGGCGAGATCCATGATGCCGATCCAGAGCCGATCGAAAAATCCGTAATTGGACACGCCGGAATGGCGCGGCCGATCGGTGACATCAACATAGGCGATGTCGAAGCCCTCGCGACGCACCAGCGCCGGAAGGAAGCGATGCAAACCATCGAAATAAGGCATCGACAAGAATACATCGCGGCGGAATGCCTTCAGACCACAGCCGGTATCGCGGGTGCCGTCCTTCAGGATCGCGTTGCGGACGGCATTGGCGATCTTCGATTGGGCTTTCTTGAAGCCGGTATCCTTGCGGCCAACGCGCTGCCCGGCGGCGAGACCAACTCGGCCGCCGCCATCCTGAATGGCCGAAATCAGGTTGGGCAGGAATGCCGGATTGTTCTGACCATCGCCATCCAGCGTGGCCACGATGGCGCCGCGGGCGTTGCGCACGCCGCTTCGCACGGCGGCCGACTGGCCCGACGATGCGGCGTGGTCGATGCGGCGCAGATTGCTGCGCGTCTGCATCAGCTCGGCCAGCCGAGCCGGCGTGGCGTCGGTCGAGCCGTCATTGACGTAGATAATCTCATAGGGCCAACGGCCGTCGAGCGCGGCGGTGATCTCGGCGATCAAAGGCGCGACATTGTCCTGCTCGTTGCGCACAGGCACGACAATGGAGACGTCGACAGGGGCAGCTTCGGGAGCGGACAAATCGGAGCTCATGGTTGGAGGGCGGTCCTGCGGGAACTTGTCGCAGCCGGCCCGGCGAAGACCGCTTATTATGGGGCCGCGGTCCCGCGGGCAACCCTTTTGAGATGGCCTGCGGACGGCCCTGGCAGCGGGTCGATCGTGCCGTCCTGGTGAATGGTGAACGCCAGATGTCGGGCCGCAAACCAGTATCGCACCGTCATGGCGCCAATCCAGCCAACCAGCCCGCCGCCGACCACGTCACTGGCATGATGCGCCAGCAGGACGAGACGGCTGGTGCAGATCGCGACCGCATAGACAATCATCACCGTGCGCAGCCGCGGCCAAAGCGCGGCGACCGCAAAGGCCAATGCGAAACTCGTGGTCGCATGGCCCGACGGAAAACTGGCATAGGCCGGCGTCCAGGCGAAATGCGAAAAATGGAAAGGATCCGCCGCGCCACTGACGAAAGGCCGGCCACGGCCGAGCATGCCTTTGATGATTTCAGCTACGAAGACCGACAGCGCGACCGACAGGAAGATGTATTGAATGCGCGTGCCGAAGCTGACAAGTACGGCGCGCGACGTGCCGTGCCGCAGCGGCGCCAGCAGGGCCAGAACGATCATAAGCGCAAGCAGCGCAAGCAGGACATATTCGTCCTTGCCAAAATCCGTAAAAATACGCAGCGGCCACAGGCCGGCCGTGCCGCGCGCCGGCATCAGTCCGATCTCGGTGGCATCGACGATGAACATCAGTGCGATGATGATCACGGCTGTCACGGCGCCAAGCGCCAGCGAACGGCGCGCCCAATAACGCGCAGCTTCGGCTCGCCGCGAATGCGACGGTGCGCGAACGAGCTGTGCGAACGACTGCCAGACCAGCGCAACGAGCTGCGACAGATAGGTCTGTGGCTGCGATTTGTCCGGGGTTACCATCACTCGGTCCCCTCGGAGCGATAGATCGCCACCGAAATCGCTTTGCCCTGCGAGAAGTTATAGCCGTCGATACGGGTCGCCATGTTGTAGCGCAGGCCGATGGCCTCGGCGCGCATCGCGAACTGGCGCTCCGAACGCAGTTCGACAAGCGCGAAGCGACAGCTGCCCTGCCCGAGGAAATCCGCCGCGCCGGCGCCATCAGTGAGTTGTGTGGATGTGCCGGTCATGAACACCAGGCTCGGCTCGTGATATCCCGCTGCCGCAGCCTTGGGACCGACGCAGACCACGTTACGCAGCGCACGTGCGATCTGCACGCTTGGAAACAGCGGTCGGAGCGACGGCAGCAGCACGCCATAAAAGGCGGCGCTCATGAACAGTGAGGCCACAACCGCATTCAGCAACGAGCGTTCTGCGCGGGCGTTATCATATAGCCACCAGGCAAACAGGCCGAACACCAGCGCTGCTGCGGCAAATGGCCAGGCCAGAAACACCGGATGGCGGACGATCGCAACGGCACCGATCTCGGCGACCACAGCGGTCAGCGCCGGGATCGCGAACCACCAGGCCGCACCGCGCGCCAGCCAATTGCGCGCCAGCACCTGGCGCTCAAGCGCACCGATGACGAGGATGGCGATCGCCGGATAGAGCGGCAGGACGTAATGCGGCAGCTTGGTCATCACGACTTCGAACACGATCCAGGACGGGATCAGCCAGGCCAGCAGATATTGTGCGCCAGGCTCGCGTCGCGCGCGCCAGATCGCCGGCGTGGCCATCCCGGCCAGCGGTGCTCCGGGCCAGAAGGTGATCCAGAACAACAGGAAATACATGCCCGGAGGCGCGCCGTGGGATTCCTGCGCTGCCAGTTTGCTCAGCATGTCGCCGCCGAGCGAATTGGAGAAGAACGCTTGTCCCGACTTCAGGAAGATCGCGACGAACCACGGTAGCACCAGCAACAGCATCCAGACGACGCCGACCAGCGGCCGTAATCGCCACAGCCACGCGACCGAACGATCCATGATCGCCAGTGCAATGATCGTCAGCCCGACGAACATCAGGATCAGCGGCCCCTTGACGAGAATGCTGATTGCCATGGCCGTCCAGAATACCGCCGGCTCCTGCCAGCGGGCCTTGTCGGCTTCCTCGCCACGCTGCCACGCCAGGTAAATCCGCGCCATCGCGCCCATCACGGCAATGACGGTCAGCAGCAGCATGGCGTCGGTCTTGGCGAGCCGGGCTTCGACGTTGAGCAAGACCGAACTGCACATGATCAACGCAGCCAGCACGGCACCACGCCGCGTCAGGAAGGCCAGCGCGGTCCAGTAGGTCAGCAACACTGCGCCAATGGCGCCTATCAGAGACGGCACCCGATAGAGCCAGATTCGAACTTCGGCATTCTGGAGACCCAGAGCCTCGGCGGTCTCGACCACGGCCGCCTGCATCCAGTAGATGCCAACCGGCTTCTTGTAGCGGACCTCGTCCTGGAACCGGATGTCGACGAAATCGCCGGTCTCGACCATCTGCTTGGTCGCCTGCGCAAAGCGCGCTTCGTCGCGGTCGATCGGCGGGATGGTGAAGAATCCCGGCAGGAAAAACAGAAACCCGCAAATCGTCAGGAAAACGACCGCACGGGCGTGGCCGGAGCTGACGAAATCAAGCACGCGCACCAGTCTGCTGCCCGGATCGACACGGGTTTTCGGCTCGCGCGGGGCGCCAAATCGGGGTCTTGGATAGGTCTCGGCCATGCCTGTCGCATACGCTGAAACCACCGACCGGACAACCAGTTAGCCCGCGCTTATTGGATTCTGACCACAACTGTGTCTGCGGTGCCCACCGCGTCCATGACCGTCAGTCGAACGAAACCCGGACCGGGCGGATCGACCAGCCGCTGGCGCCGGCTGTCGAGTTCCCCGGCGGCCATGCCGTTGACCAGAACGGTCATGGGCAGCACCCCGCCGGCAACCTTGACCGGCACTGCCGAAAGCTGCCCCTCGCCGCCGCTGGCGTCGATCCGGGAACCGTTCAGCGGGAACTGGATATGCAGGGCTTGATCGCTGCCGGTACGGATCAACTCGCCGACAGGGCGGAACCGACGCAGCGGCAGCGGCAATTTCGCATTGCTGGCCATCAGCACGCCCTTGGGCGCCTTCGGCAACGGAGCCGGCAGCTTGCCGGTCCGGGCAAAGGCATCGAACAGGATCGGAGCCGCGGCCGTACGACCGACCAGGCCGGGCACCGGCGCGCCATCGGGCCGGCCGACCCAAACGCCGATGGTCATGCGGCCGTCGAAACCGACCGACCAGGCGTCGCGATAGCCGTAGCTGGTGCCGGTCTTGAAGGCGATCCGGTTATGCGCGGCATTCTCAGGCGGCGGTGTGCCGATCAAGACATTGCCGACCTGCCAGGCTGCAGCCTGGTCCATCAGCCGCAATGATTCGCGATCGTCACCGCCATTCGCCTGCATGATCTCCCGCAGCGGCTTCGAGCTGCCGAGCCGCGCCACGCCCGTATAGAGTTGGACGAGGTCCTGCAGCGTAATGCCGACGCCGCCGAGGCCCATGGCGAGACCGGGCGCCTCACCCGGCGGCAGTACCAGATTGCCGCCCGCCTGTTTGAGCCGTGACGACAACCGCGACGCGCCAACACGATCCAGCAGCGCAATGGCCGGCACATTCAGTGAGAGCTGCAGCGCCTTGCGCACCGGCACGGTGCCCTGAAAGCTCATGTCGAAATTCTCCGGCGCGTAACTGCCGAAGCGCACCGGCCGATCCTCGATCAGGCTTTCCGGATGCACGAAGCCATCTTCAAAGGCGAGGCCGTAGATGAACGGCTTCAATGTCGAGCCGGGCGAGCGCACCGCGCGGGTCATATCGACCTGCCCGGCGCGGCGATCGTCGAAATAGTCGGGCGAGCCGACATGGGCGAGCACGTCGCCGCTCTCATTGTCGACAGCGATGAGACCGATGGAGATATTGTTGCCCAGCGCCGCCGCGCGATCACGCGCGAGGCTTTCAAGTGCTCGCTGGATGCTGGCATCGAGCGCCAGCTTGATGATGGGGCGATCCTTGTGCAGCGACGTCGCCTGATCCGCGGAATGCGGCGCCAGGATCGGCATCGGCT
It contains:
- a CDS encoding glycosyltransferase family 39 protein gives rise to the protein MAETYPRPRFGAPREPKTRVDPGSRLVRVLDFVSSGHARAVVFLTICGFLFFLPGFFTIPPIDRDEARFAQATKQMVETGDFVDIRFQDEVRYKKPVGIYWMQAAVVETAEALGLQNAEVRIWLYRVPSLIGAIGAVLLTYWTALAFLTRRGAVLAALIMCSSVLLNVEARLAKTDAMLLLTVIAVMGAMARIYLAWQRGEEADKARWQEPAVFWTAMAISILVKGPLILMFVGLTIIALAIMDRSVAWLWRLRPLVGVVWMLLLVLPWFVAIFLKSGQAFFSNSLGGDMLSKLAAQESHGAPPGMYFLLFWITFWPGAPLAGMATPAIWRARREPGAQYLLAWLIPSWIVFEVVMTKLPHYVLPLYPAIAILVIGALERQVLARNWLARGAAWWFAIPALTAVVAEIGAVAIVRHPVFLAWPFAAAALVFGLFAWWLYDNARAERSLLNAVVASLFMSAAFYGVLLPSLRPLFPSVQIARALRNVVCVGPKAAAAGYHEPSLVFMTGTSTQLTDGAGAADFLGQGSCRFALVELRSERQFAMRAEAIGLRYNMATRIDGYNFSQGKAISVAIYRSEGTE
- the pbpC gene encoding penicillin-binding protein 1C, whose amino-acid sequence is MNEGTPTPHTPSSPGLSRGSTSSCVDRGQGVDGRDKPGHDVGRGRRLIRKAVAAAAVTVAVSGAAIATWVVSLGPLPLEQARNISTTVIDRNGKLLRAYAMADGRWRLPVDARTSVDPGYLNILLGYEDKRFYSHHGVDPLALGRAALQLVTRGEIVSGGSTITMQLARLIEPRQQRSISAKIRQAVRALQIERQMSKDQILDLYLALAPFGGNLEGLRAASIAYFGKEPKRLSLAESALLVALPQSPEHRRLDRHPGNARVARDRVLERMVGESRVSAADAMQAKSVSVPKLRKPMPILAPHSADQATSLHKDRPIIKLALDASIQRALESLARDRAAALGNNISIGLIAVDNESGDVLAHVGSPDYFDDRRAGQVDMTRAVRSPGSTLKPFIYGLAFEDGFVHPESLIEDRPVRFGSYAPENFDMSFQGTVPVRKALQLSLNVPAIALLDRVGASRLSSRLKQAGGNLVLPPGEAPGLAMGLGGVGITLQDLVQLYTGVARLGSSKPLREIMQANGGDDRESLRLMDQAAAWQVGNVLIGTPPPENAAHNRIAFKTGTSYGYRDAWSVGFDGRMTIGVWVGRPDGAPVPGLVGRTAAAPILFDAFARTGKLPAPLPKAPKGVLMASNAKLPLPLRRFRPVGELIRTGSDQALHIQFPLNGSRIDASGGEGQLSAVPVKVAGGVLPMTVLVNGMAAGELDSRRQRLVDPPGPGFVRLTVMDAVGTADTVVVRIQ
- a CDS encoding phosphatase PAP2 family protein, whose translation is MVTPDKSQPQTYLSQLVALVWQSFAQLVRAPSHSRRAEAARYWARRSLALGAVTAVIIIALMFIVDATEIGLMPARGTAGLWPLRIFTDFGKDEYVLLALLALMIVLALLAPLRHGTSRAVLVSFGTRIQYIFLSVALSVFVAEIIKGMLGRGRPFVSGAADPFHFSHFAWTPAYASFPSGHATTSFALAFAVAALWPRLRTVMIVYAVAICTSRLVLLAHHASDVVGGGLVGWIGAMTVRYWFAARHLAFTIHQDGTIDPLPGPSAGHLKRVARGTAAP
- a CDS encoding lipid-A-disaccharide synthase N-terminal domain-containing protein, which produces MLIQYGQALGDYIYDVFVAKFDFWLAFGLIAQLLFTARFLVQWISSERAGQSVVPMAFWFFSMAGGFMTLIYGIAKREPVIILGQAFATVIYVRNIMLIIKNRGSGSKTLDS
- a CDS encoding glycosyltransferase family 2 protein; this translates as MSSDLSAPEAAPVDVSIVVPVRNEQDNVAPLIAEITAALDGRWPYEIIYVNDGSTDATPARLAELMQTRSNLRRIDHAASSGQSAAVRSGVRNARGAIVATLDGDGQNNPAFLPNLISAIQDGGGRVGLAAGQRVGRKDTGFKKAQSKIANAVRNAILKDGTRDTGCGLKAFRRDVFLSMPYFDGLHRFLPALVRREGFDIAYVDVTDRPRHSGVSNYGFFDRLWIGIMDLAGVWWLIRRKRTSPVATEFK
- the metC gene encoding cystathionine beta-lyase, which translates into the protein MTASNDNHGTTSLDTDTVIVTAGRDTKSQRGFVNPPVVRGSTVLYPTADDLHAHRGEFQYGRHGTPTTKALQEALMALEGPKCAGVGLVPSGLAAISTALLSVLKAGDHLLVSDSAYRPTRNFCNDMLARYGIETTYFDPLIGAGIEALFKPNTRAVLVEAPGSQSFEMPDVPLIAGIAHARGALVLDDNTWATPLYHRSLEQGVDISIQAATKYIGGHSDIMFGTISANDAAWPLISEGIRLLGTCAGPDDVFLALRGLRTMSVRLAHHQRSALEMARWLETRPEVLKVLHPALPSHPGHAVWKRDFTGASGLFSIILKPSSQKAVDALLDTVKLFGMGYSWGGFESLVIPFDCSDYRSATTWAPGGPALRFHIGLESVDDLKADLERGLAAFNAAL